AATAAAGCTCTGGCTCGAAAACGGGACGCTGTTCTACACTGGAGATACCAAGTGGTTCAAGCTGAGAACGGCGGAGAAAAGCCGCTTTCCCAAAGCCGACGTTCTCATAATCGAGGCCACCTTCGGCGTTCCGAGCTTCACGTTTCCATCCCCCAGGGAAGCTGAGAAAAAACTGGTCGCATTCGTTGAAGAGGCTCTTGACAGGGGAAAGCGCCCAACCCTCTATGTGAACCAGATGGGGAAGGCGCAGGAAGTTATGAAAATCCTGGACGTTCACGGGATCACGGTGAGGCCAAGCAGAGAGATGCTGAAAGTGGCGAGGGTTTATTCAAAATTTGGGGTCAAATTTGGAAACATCACCCATGAAGGGGACGTAGTTTTAAGGTCGTACCGCTCCCCCAAGGTCGAAAACTCACTCTCTCCCTGGGAGCTTACCGTTTCCGGCTTTGGAAGGCTCAAGCTGAGCAACCACGCGGACTTTTGGGAGCTGATGAAAATCATAGAGAAGGTAAAGCCCGAAAGGATCTTCACGGTGTACGGCTTCTCCAGGGAATTTTCCAGGATTTTGACCGGGCTTGGATACGAAGCCCATCCAATTGACAAGGACTCCGATATATACGGACTACTTTTTTGAACAACTGTTAAACAGACTGCCAAAAACCTAATAAACTTCTAAAATTGAAGGTTATTTTCGAACAAGCTTCACATATTCGAAGTGCTGTTTAGTTATTTTGAACACGGAGGTGGTGGAATGCAGAGGCTGAGGAAGAAACCGAAGTGGGTGACAGGACTCAGGCCCAGACTTGAGACACTCTTCAGTGAAAGGGCCATCGGGGAGGGACTGTTGGTAGGTCGAGGAACGATAAGAGGCGACATGGTGGAGGTTACCCAGCTCAAGTTCTCCGGCGGGCGGGTTAAAAAGCCGATAGTTGAAGTCGAGGGCAACGAGCTGAGGTTCATATACCCGATCAAGAACGGTGAGAGCCTTGAGGGGATATACTACTCTCTAATGGGCTTTCTGAGCAGGGTTTGAGTTTTTCAGAGTTCTCAAACCCCAAACTTTTTGCCATTTTGGTAACTTTCGGAGAGAAAAATTTTTAAAGGGCTATTCTTTAATAACAATTGGTGAGAAAAAGGCGGGGGGTGAGAAAGATGGTCTGGAGGAGGGACCGCTACTGGGACCCGTTCGACATCATGAGGGAAATCCAGGAGGAGATTGATGCAATATTCCGCGACTTCATGCGCGGCCCGAGGCTCTGGAGCTACCGCGAGCCAGGTGAGAGAATAGAGGTCAGCGAGACCTGGAGGGAGCCGTTCGCAGACATCTTCGACAGGGGCGACCGCTTTGTTATCACCGTCGAGCTCCCAGGTGTTAGGAAGGAGGACATCAAGCTCCGCGTTACAGAGGACACCGTTTACATCGAGGCCCAGATGAGGCGCGAGAAGGAGCTCGAGCAGGAGGGTGCCATAAGGATCGAGCGCTACTACAGCGGCTACAGGAGGGTCATCAGGCTTCCAGAGGAGGTCATCCCGGAGAAGGCCAAGGCCCGCTACAACAACGGCGTCCTAGAGATCGAGATTCCGAAGAAGAAGCCCACCAAACCCGAGAAGGAGGGCGTTGAGGTCAAGATCGAGTGATTTTGAGTTTTTCTGATTTTTCTGCTTTACTCTCTGCAACAGCCGGATTCTGCCAATTGGATGGGGCTTGAATGGGTACCTAGCAGAGTATTGCCGGTTCTTAGTTTGAAATCACCTGCTGCTCGCAAAGTGCTTTTTCAGATCCTTCATCAGGTCGTACACTATGTTTAAGAACAGCTCCATGTCGTTGCCGAACAGCCTGCGGGTGTCGGCGATGACCTCCGGGTATGTCTTCAGCCCATAGGGCTTGCCGTCTATGATTGCCACGAGGTCACCGTCTATGAGGTACGCCTCGTGAAGGTCGAGGTAGTGTAGGAGTTGCTTGAGCTTCTGCCTGACCCACTCAAAGGGCAACGGCTCGGCATAGGTTTCGAAGAGGGCAAAGGCGACCCGGTTGAGATCTTCAGGAAAGCTGGCGAGAATCTCACTTTCGCCGTCCTTGGGCCTGATGACGTAGAACCCCTTCGGGCCGAGCGCTACCACAACCGGCATCACGTCGGAGAGAGTTGTTTGGGCTTTTCCTACCATTTGGTACCACCTCCAGAGTTCTTAAAATTGGAAAAACGAAAATTTCCCGGGACAAAAACGGTTTTTGTACGGTAGTGTTGGCGGTACTTTTGGCATCAGCAAAAAAGCAACAGGAAGTTGGTGTTTTGGTGGTGTTGGTGGGTGTTGGTTGTGGTGTTTGGGTTTGGGGTAGTAGTGGTGTCTCCATACATAAGAAAACCATAAACAAAAATGCAAAATTTTTGCAAGCACATTTTTGTACTCCAAAAACATTGACTCATTGATCCAGCCCAATCTCTTCTTAGTCTATTCTGCCTCTACGCACGCCTTTCATTACCGCGATGCAGGGGCCACATTTTGGTAACCTCACTTAAGAAAAATCGAAAAGTTTATAAAGGGTTTGTCCTTTAGTAACTTACGGTAACCAAAAACTAAGAGGTGATGCTCATGAGTGAGAGGAGAGAGGTCAAGCTCAAGGTTGCCTCTGCCTACCAGAGGGACGTTGGCAGGGGGATCGTGAGGATTGACAGGAAAGCCATGCGCGAGCTTGGCGTCCAGTCAGGTGACATAGTCGAGATCATAGGTACCAAGAACACCGCTGCAGTTGTCTGGCCAGCCTATCCAGAGGACGAGGGGCTTGGCATCATAAGGATGGACGGTACGATCAGGAAGAACGCCGGTGTTGGTCTCGGCGACGAGGTCACCGTGAGAAAGGCCGACGTCAAGGAGGCAAAGAAGGTCATAGTCGCTCCGACTGAGCCGATACGCTTCGGCGCTGACTTCGTCGAGTGGCTCCACAGCAGGCTCGTCGGAAGGCCCGTAGTCAGGGGAGACTACATCAAGATCGGCATACTCGGCCAGGAGCTGACATTCGTAGTTACCGCCACAACTCCAGCGGGGATCGTTCAGATAACCGAGTTCACCGACTTCCAGGTGAGCGAGAAGCCAGTTAAGGAGGTCAGCAAGGCAACCGCCCTCGGAGTGACCTACGAGGACATAGGTGGCCTCAAGGACGTCATCCAGAAGGTTAGGGAGATGATAGAGCTCCCGCTCAAGCACCCGGAGCTCTTCGAGAAGCTCGGCATTGAGCCGCCTAAGGGTGTGCTCCTCTACGGACCACCGGGAACGGGTAAGACACTCCTGGCTAAGGCCGTTGCCAACGAAGCCAACGCTCACTTCATAGCCATCAACGGACCGGAAATAATGAGCAAGTACTACGGCGAGAGCGAGGAGAGGCTTAGGGAGGTCTTCAAGGAGGCTGAGGAGAACGCGCCGGCGATAATCTTCATTGACGAGATCGACAGCATTGCGCCGAAGAGAGAGGAGACCCACGGTGAGGTCGAGAAGAGGGTTGTCAGCCAGCTGCTAACGCTAATGGACGGCCTCAAGAGCCGCGGAAAGGTCATAGTCATCGGTGCCACCAACAGGCCGGACGCGATTGACCCGGCCCTGAGGAGGCCTGGAAGGTTCGACAGGGAAATTGAGGTCGGCGTTCCCGACAAGCAGGGCAGAAAGGAGATACTCCAGATCCACACCAGAGGAATGCCGATCGAGCCCGAGTTCAGGAGGGACAAGGTAATCGAGATACTCGAGGAGCTTGAGAAGAACGACACCTACCGCGAGGCCGCTGAGAGGGCTATCATGAAGGTCAAGAAGGCCAAAGACGAAGAGGAGATCAGGAGGATCCTCAGGGAGACCGACGAGAAGCTCTACGAGGAGGTCAGGGCGAAGCTTATCGATGCACTCCTCGACGAGCTGGCTGAGGTTACGCACGGCTTCGTCGGTGCCGACCTGGCAGCACTCGCCAGGGAGGCTGCAATGGCAGCTCTCAGGAGGCTCATCAACGAGGGCAAGATCGACTTCGAGGCCGAGTACATACCGAAGGAAGTCCTCGACGAGCTCAAGGTCACGAGGAGGGACTTCTACGAGGCCCTCAAGATGGTCGAGCCGTCAGCTCTCAGAGAGGTGCTCCTGGAGGTTCCAAACGTCCGCTGGGACGACATCGGCGGCCTTGAAGATGTCAAGCAGGAGCTCAGAGAGGCAGTCGAGTGGCCTCTCAAGTATCCCGAGGCATTCATGGGTCTCGGCATAACACCGCCGAAGGGAATACTCCTCTACGGTCCGCCGGGAACCGGTAAGACTCTCCTCGCCAAGGCAGTCGCCAACGAGAGCGAGGCCAACTTCATAGCAATCAAGGGTCCAGAGGTGCTCAGTAAGTGGGTCGGTGAGAGCGAGAAGAACATCCGCGAGATCTTCAGGAAGGCTCGCCAGGCCGCACCAACCGTGATATTCATCGACGAGATTGACGCCATCGCCCCGAGAAGAGGAACCGACGTGAACAGGGTCACTGACAGGTTGATCAACCAGCTGCTCACTGAGATGGACGGAATCCAGGAGAACAGTGGCGTGGTCGTCATTGGTGCCACCAACAGGCCGGACATTATCGATCCAGCACTCCTCAGGCCAGGAAGGTTCGACAGGCTGATACTTGTACCAGCTCCAGACGAGAAGGCCAGGCTCGAAATATTCAAAGTCCACACCAGAAGAGTACCGCTTGCAGGTGATGTTGACCTTAGGGAGCTCGCCAAGAAGACCGAAGGCTACACCGGCGCAGACATAGCGGCAGTGGTCAGGGAGGCTGCGATGCTCGCCATGAGGAGGGCCCTGCAGGAGGGCATCATAAGACCCGGCATGAAGGCCGACGAGATAAGGGGGAAGGTCAAGGTCACCATGAAGGACTTCGAGGAGGCCCTCAAGAAGATCGGGCCGTCAGTGAGCAAGGAGACCATGGAGTACTACAGGAAGATCCAGGAGCAGTTCAAACAGGCTCGCGGATGATCCAGGGGTCGTAACCCCCATCCCCTAATTTATCTCTTTTTGAGCTCTTTTGAACTCGACCGTGGAGATAACATTTTAAGCCTTCCAGTTGAAACCTTTGCGGTGGTGCTTTTGGAGAACCTGGAACAGGTTTATGAGAGGATAAAACTGGCCGCTAAACAGGCCTCAAATGAGGAGGAACTGCGGCACAACGTTTCTAAGGTTCTTGATGAGATTGCGAGAGAATTTGGAGTATCTGGCAGGCTGGAGAAGTCAACTCAGCTCCTTGAATCAAAGAAGGTCTTTAGGGGCAGGATAGACGCCCTCTATGGCGGTGTTATTATAGAGTACAAGTCTCCAGGAAAACTGAAGGAAAAGCAGGCATTTAACTCCGCCCTCGACCAGGTCATAAACTACATCAAATCAGAGGCCAAAAGCGAGGAGTTTTATCCGTATTACCTTGGAGTGCTCTTCGACGGTTCAACGATAGCGTTTGTTAGGTACTGGGGAGGCAGTTTCAAGGTCAACGGCCCGCTTCCGTTCACGTTTGAGGCCTTTGAGCACCTCGTTGATGCCCTCAGGGGCCTGACGAGGAAGCCCCTCGATGCGGAGATGCTTTTGAGGGACTTTGGGCCAAAAAGCCGGATAACGGAAGAAGTCCTCAGAGCGTTCTATAGCGCCCTTGAGTCGCCAAAATCGGATAGAACTGAGATGCTCTTTGAGGACTGGAGGAGGATATTCTCCCAGGTCTGCTCCTACACCCCGGAGAAGCTGAAGAAGCTGGCCGAGTTCTACGGGTTCAAGGAGGCCGACCCCGAGAGGCTGACCTTCGCACTGCACACCTACTACACCCTTCTGATGAAGCTCATCGTCAGCGAGATAGTCAGCGTCCTCTCGGAGGGCCTGACTGGTTCCGTACTGGCGAGGCTCAACGAGAGCTACCTGAGCGATGTTGAGTCCTTCAGGTTCGTGCTCACCGAGCTTGAGGACGGGGGACTGTTCAGACAGCTGGGCATAAGGAACTTCCTGGAAGCGGACTACTTCGCCTGGTACCTTGAGGAGTGGAGCGGAGAGGTGGCTAGGGCAGTTTATGAAATCACTAAGGCACTCATGGACTACGAACCCGCGACAGTTGAACAAACCCCTGAGAGGGTGGAAGACCTCTTCAAGAGGCTCTACCAGAACCTCGTCCCGAGGGAGATAAGGCACAGCCTCGGGGAGTACTTTACGCCCGACTGGCTCGCGGAGCTGACGCTGGACGAAGCTGGTTACGATGGAAACCCCGAAAAGAGGGTTCTCGACCCGGCCTGCGGCTCCGGGACTTTCCTCGTGCTGGCGATAAAGAGGGCGAAGGAGTGGGGGCTGAGGCACTGGGGAACCTCTGCCGATGCCCAGCTCCGGCTCCTTGAGTCAATAACGAGCAACATAGTCGGGATAGACCTCAACCCGCTGGCAGTCCTGGCGGCGAGGGGCAACTATCTCATCGCCCTCGGGAAGCTCATACGCTACAGGGTTGACGACATCACGATACCAGTTTATCTAGCCGACTCGATAACAGTAAGTACGAAAACATCAGCCAGGGGAGGCAAGAGGATAGCCCTCAAGACGGTTGCCGGTGAGTTCGAGGTTCCCAAGGAGGTCATAGACTCAAAGCTGATGGACAAGGTTTTCCAGGCCATAGAGGACGGCCTGAGGCGGAACATGAAGAAGGGGCAGTTCATCGTTTACCTTCACATGAAGCTCGGCGGAAAGAGGCTTAGCGACGATACCATTGATGCCATCTCCGTTCTGTACGAGAAACTGTGGAAGCTTGAGCAGGAGGGCAAGGATAGGATATGGACGAGGGTTCTGAGGAACGCCTTCGCACCGCTCACGATAGGGAACTTCGACTTCGTGATCGGGAACCCGCCGTGGATAAACTGGGAGAGCCTGCCAGAGAACTATCGAGAGCTGACGAAACCGCTCTGGGAGTACTACGGGCTTGAAAAAGGCTCGGGTAAGGGTATGGGCAGGGTAAAGAGGGACATGAGCATGCTCTTCGTCGCGAGGACATTCGACCGCTACCTCAAGCCCGGCGGGAGGCTGGCCTTTCTTGTTCCCTTCACGCTCTTCAAAACGCAGGCGGGAGCGGGATTCAGAAGGTTCCTCACCTACGGAAGAAGACGGGAGCCGAGGATACCCGTTAAGCTCCTGAAGGTTCACGACCTCGTTACACTTTACCCCTTCGAGGGGGCCACCACGAGGACTGGCCTATTGGTCATCGAGAAGACCGAGAAGACCGAGTTCCCGGTTCCGTTGATTGTCTGGAACTGGCCGGACACCAGGGGGGCGGACGTTGAGGCAACCCTTGAAGAAGTGAAGGAAAAGGCGGCGATTCACCAGCTCGTCTTCATGCCGATCGAGGAGGGGAAGCCAGAGAGCCCGTGGATGATGACGACGGTGAAGGCCTACGAGGGGCTTAAGAAAGCTTTGGGGAGCTCGGAGTATAGGGCCTATGCTGGAGTTTTTACAGGATTAGATGGAGCTTACTGGGTTGAAATTATTCGTGAAGTTGCCCCAGGGAGAGTACTAATTCAGAATGTCGGTAAAACCATGAAAAAGTCTATCAAAAGAGTCCAGAAAGTTGTAGAAACAGATCTTATATTTCCAGTTCTACGCGGAAAGAATGCAAAAAAATGGTACTGCAACCCAGAAGGGTGGATACTCCTGCCAATAGACAAAAACGGTGATATCATTCCACCTTCAGAGCTCAAACTCAAGTATCCACTGACATATGATTTCTTTACAGCGCTCCTAGATGAACTCATAAGCAGAAATGCAGAACCCTTTAAAACAAAGTTAAGAATTTACAAGGAAAAGCCAATTGAAATAGCAGAAAGATCAGGAATGCCTTTCTATGCAGTCCTTAACTCACAAGTCTCAATAGCTCCATACAAAGTTGGTTGGAAACATATATCCGGAGCTATAAGCGGAAAAGCCCAATTGGATGTTTTCGTGATACCAACTTTACAGGACAAACCAATGATTCCAACTCATGGCATTATGCACATTCCCACATCCTCAGAAGACGAAGCCCACTACATCGCCTCGATACTCAACTCCACAATAGCCCGCTTTATCGTTGCCAGCTATGGCCTCGAGGTCCACATAACAACTGACGTTCCAAAGAGAATTTACATTCCGACCTTCGACCCATCTAACCAACTCCACCTCGAACTCGCGGAGCTTTCAAAGAAGGCGCACGAAATAGCGAAGGAAAAGTACGAACTCCTTGACCGGATAAAGTCCCTCAAGAAGTCCCTGAAGGGCACCAGAGGCGAGGAGAGGAAGAGAATAAAGGACGAGATTAGGGAACTCGAAGAAGAACTCGCCGAGGTTGAGAAGAAGCTTGGGGAAGTCGAGAAGGAGATAGACGAGAAAGTCGCCGAGCTGTACGGCATAACCTGGGAGGAGCTTGAGGAGATAGAGCGGCTCTACACCGTGCTCATGAACGCCGAACCCTGATAAATAGGGCAGAGAGCAGCGAAGCCGAGAAAAACAGTATGAAAACCGGAAACTAGCGACTGCCTTTTTCTTTTGTTCTGATTTGAGCAATCGGAGGAGGGGAGGAGCGTCAGGCGACCCACTCAACCTCATAATCAACTGCCCTAAAGTCCCTCATCTTCTTTCTTGCTATTTCCTCTGCCTTCCCAGGGTCGTTGGTCACGACTATGACTTCCTCGGGGAGGGAATCGGTTCTGTAGTAAACGATCCTCGCGAGCATGATATCACCTCCAGTTAATCACTCCGAGTGAAAAGCATCAGTTTCAATTTAAAAGCCTTACTGAATAATAAAAGACATCAATGAACGAAAATTTTGCTGATTTTGGCAGGATGGATGTACATAAATGTAGTAATGGCTCAAGATGCACATCAGAAGAATCGAAGTAAAAACGTAATGATGCATAAATTAAAGAGCTTATGCAAAAATTTTTAAATTCTTCGATTTCTACTGAAAGACGTGGTACTATGAAAAATAAGAACAATGACCTAGAAATAATACTGAGCATGATAAACGTACTAATTGGAGCCTTTGGAATCATAACCATTCCTGCAATGGTCTCGCAGCTTTACCTGTATTATGTGCTAGAGAAAGGAGGAAGAGAGTTCACAAGAGAGGGCGTCCTCGGCGGATTTATAGCGCTCAACGGACTGCTGGCATTGGCGGTACGCTCGAATGATGGGATGTTCTCAGAGGTGGCAATCCTCGCGACTGCGATGGCAACCATCGCGTTTTTATTGTACGCGGTGCATCTTGAAGTGGTGTGGAACCATGAAGTTCGCGGGGATCAGCCTCAACGAGCCGAGGATAATGGGAGTGATAAACATCTCTCCAGAGAGCTTCTACAAGGGAAGCGTCAGAAACGATGAAGAAAAGCTGATAGAAACTGCTCTGAGAATGGTGGAAGAGGGAGCGAGCTTCATTGACATTGGGGCAAAGTCCACGGCTCCCTATCTAGAGACCCAGATACCGGTTGAAGAAGAGATTAGAAGGGCGGTCTGGGCAGTGAAAACGATCCGCAACCACGTTGACGTTCCCATAAGCATTGACACAACAAACGCGAAGGTCGCGGAAGAGGCCATAAAAGCTGGCGCTGATATAATCAACGACGTAACTGGCCTGAAAGGGGATCCCGAGATGCCCAAAGTCGCCGCTGACTACGGTACCCCCGTTGTCCTCTGCGCCCACGGTGAGGTAAGGAACCTCAGCGATCCGGTTCGCACCGTCATGGACTTCCTTCAGGAAAGCCTCAGGATAGCCGAAAGACACGGGATTGAAGACGTTGCAGTTGATCCTGCCATCGGCTTTCTACGCCCCGAATGGCCGCCGTGGTACGTCTGGGACTCAAAGGTCATAGCCAACCTCAACCTGCTTAAGTCCCTTGGGAAGCCAATTCTGGTAGGTGTCTCGAGAAAGTCTTTCATCGGTGCAATAACAGGAAGGCAAGACCCCTCGGAGAGACTGGCAGGTAGTCTATCTGCAACGGCCATAGCGGTGCTGAAAGGGGCAGACATAATACGCACCCATGATGTCAAGGAGACAATAGATACAGTTAAGGTCGCCAGCTTCATCAGGAAGTTCTCTCCTTGATTTCCTTCCACTCTTCTACGAGGGTCTTCAGAAGGCCGAGTGAGACGGGACCGATTATTATCCCAACGAACCCAAAGGCTATGTATCCGCCGATGAAACCCAGGAGGCTTATGATAGCGTTTACTCCCCACTTCAAACGGCTTATCTTATCCCTCAGCAGGATATCAGGAAGGGGCGAAACAAGGGAGAACCCAAGAACCGCCAGAAGGACACCTGAAAGGATGTGGCCCTGATTGATCAGATAGGCAACACCACCAACCCAAACGATCCAGCCGCCAACGACGGGAAGAAGCTCGATTACCACCGTTAGGATTCCAGCGGCAACGGCACCACCCACGTCAGAGATTCCGAAGACCCTGAAAAACAGGGCCATTAATATGCCCTTCCCAACACCGACGAGCAGCCAGCCCCTAAGAACTATGTGGAGCGTTTCTGCCCCACTGTCTATCAGTTTTCTGGCAAGGTCCCTGTTGGTTGGGGGAATTAAAGAGTAAACCTCCTGTTTTATGGCGTCGGCGTTCACAAGGATGCCGTAGAACGAGAACACAGTAACGATAACCTGCAGAAGCAGTGTGGGGAGTGAGTAGGTGTACCCAAGGACGTAGCTGTTAAACCTCTGGGAGATGCCGAGTGAAATTCTCTGGAGGACTTCGTAGGCGGATGGGGGCAGGTTTAAGCCAAGAAGCCAGCCAACAAAGGTGTCAACGTAGTTCGCCAGGGAGTATTTAACGTCGTTTATGAGGAGGGCGAAGCCAAAGACAAACAGAAGGGAAACCACTGTCAAAATCCCCGTTAGGGTAAGTGCCGACCACCGTCCCCCAATTTTTCCTTCAAGGCGCTCATGGACGGGATAGAGGATGTAGGCTGTAGTCGCGGCTATTATAATTGGTGAGAGAATTGGGCTGATCGTTTCCCACGTCAGGTAAAGAACCCCGAGGGAGACGGCAACCCACACTGCAGTTTCAACTCTCATCAAGCATCCCCATGTATTTCAGTATCAGTTCTCTTACCGAGGGCTTGTTGAAAATGAACAGGTAACCCCGCTCATCGAGTATGAAGTTCTTCCCAAGGGCGAGGAGGCCCTTTCCAAGCTTTGCAACCTCGGCCTTTTCAAAGTCTATGAGCTCTTTAACCTCCGCAGGAGCATCTATCTCAGAGAGGACTTTTTCGAGCCTGTTGAGGATGCTCTGGTTAAGGAACTTCACGGGGGCAAGGCGAGGTTCTTCACCGCGTATCTCCGAGGCATCCATATAGATTCCCCAGAACTCCTTGGCACATTCAAAGGGATAGACGTAGTCTTCTCCGTAGTCAGGGAGATAGAGCTCGCGTATAACTGCGAGGAGAAGCCTCCTGGCGTCCTTTCCATAGTACTCTATCCTGAGGTTGAACTTCCCGTCCTCAAAGCCGTTTTCAAACACCTCAAGCTTCTCCTCGCACAGCATTCAACCACCCCCAATGAGGGGAGTGAGGTAGCGAGGGTCTATGTAGAGGGCAGTGCTCCCGTAGACCCCAAACTCCTCGGGGGTCTCAAGGTCCTTGTACACCACAACCTTTGCACCGCTAACGTTCATTAACTTTTCGAGGACATCTATGGCAGTGTCCATACCCCCAAGCTCGTCGACGAGGGCTCCAGTAACGTTCTCAGCGAACCACGTCTCTCCTGTTGAGAAGTTTTTGACTTCATCAATGGTCATGTTGCGCCCCTCGCTCACTGCGCTGATAAACGCCTGGAAGTAAGTGTTCACCATCTCCGTTATCTTCTCGCGTTCTTCTGGCGTTAAATCTCTCCACTCGGCCCCCATGTCCTTGTGTTTACCAGTTTTGAATACATTTACCTTTATCCCATTCATCTCGTAGTTCTTCTCCAGGTCGTAGTGAACGTAGATAACTCCGATGCTTCCGACCTCAGCCAGCGGGCTGGCCACTATCTTCTGAGCCCCAACTGCTATGTAGTATCCCCCTGATGCTATGATATCCCCGCTGTAAGCGACGACTGGTTTAACTAAAGACAACTTTTTGATTTCGGAGTGTATGTTAATAACAGGCCCAACTACGCCACCGGGACTTTCAATCCAGAGGAGAACCCCACCAACGGACTCGTTCATGGCCAGGTTCCTCAAAAGCGGGATGACCTGGAGGGCCGTGTAGTCGTCTATGATTCCAAATATTGGAACCACGGCGATGGTTGTGCCGCCCTGGTTAGATGAAACGAGTCTCTGCAGGAAAGCGATTTGATCCCTCAGCTCGGCAACTTCGGTGCTGGTAGTGTTAACACTGCCTTCACACACGAGCGTAAAGTTTGAGGGAGTTTCTATGACAAAGCCCGTTTGATTGGCAGGAACAGCGGGGGGATTGACCTGGTAGTAGAGAACCGCGACGCTCACGATTGATAGGGCCAGCAGAAGCGTTAGAACGGCCGAGACGTACTTCCATATCCGATCGTCCATTTTCCCACCCTCAAGTTGTGCACGCGTGAACTTTTAAACCTGTCCCAGAACGGACAAACTTTTATATCCATTCTGGCGACTTCAGAGTTAGGTGATACCCGTGGAGATAGGAGTGACCATCTACCCGCACTTCATCACAAAGGACAAGAGCCTCGCATCGATTCTGGCGGACATAAAAATCAAGGACTACGACTTCGTTTCACTGTTCCCGCACACTCTAGGCCTGATAAAGAACGGTGTTGTAGTTGAGAAGAAGCTCCGCAGCCTTGAAACCACCCTCAAAGGAGTGGGAATAAACTACATCATCAGGATGCCCACCTCAATGAACCTCAGGGACCACGTCTACCACAGCAGGCACTTCAGGGTGGCAAGGGCGGTTGCAGACGTAGCCATAAAGCTCGGTGCAAAGGTCATCGTCATGCAGAGCGGAAAAACTGGAAGGCTGGACCTCGAAATAGAGGCCCTTCAGAGCCTCGCCGACATGCTGAAGCCCTTCGACATCAAGATAGCCCTTGAGAACACCTTCAGCGTCAAGGACACGCTCTACGTCGTCGAAAACGTGAACAGGGACAACGTTGGCTTTGCCCTTGATGTTGCCCACGCATTCTTGAGCGCCCAGGGCAACGAGGAGAAGCTCCTCGACGACGTCAAGCTCGGAACGGACAAAACGATAATCCTCATGGTGCACGACAACTTTGGAAAGCTCTTCCCGCAGGTCGAGCCGGAGGATGCCCTGGCGTACGGAGTCGGTGACCTCCACCTCCTTCCTGGAGAAGGCAAGATACCCTTCGGAAAGGTTCTGAAGCTCTTCGGCGACGTGCCGATACTCCTGAAGGTCAAAGACCCCGAGAAGTTCCCGAAGATACCGACGAAGCAGGGTCTCATAGACCTGCTCCTCAGTCTTTGAGTCCAAGTCTCTTTCCTATTTCTTCGTACAGGACGGCAAAGGCCTTTCCTATTGTCTCTTTCTTTCTCGTGAAGTGCGTGACGTCATCATCGAGGTTCTGGCTGAGTATCTCAACTGCCTCCTCGATTGT
This sequence is a window from Thermococcus kodakarensis KOD1. Protein-coding genes within it:
- a CDS encoding MBL fold metallo-hydrolase, with amino-acid sequence MMLRNIGLDSSARFAFQSHAHTDHFVSGEVIFATKATKYLSHLRKGGFYREVEFAKTFYIGDFKAKLYPAGHMLGSAGIKLWLENGTLFYTGDTKWFKLRTAEKSRFPKADVLIIEATFGVPSFTFPSPREAEKKLVAFVEEALDRGKRPTLYVNQMGKAQEVMKILDVHGITVRPSREMLKVARVYSKFGVKFGNITHEGDVVLRSYRSPKVENSLSPWELTVSGFGRLKLSNHADFWELMKIIEKVKPERIFTVYGFSREFSRILTGLGYEAHPIDKDSDIYGLLF
- a CDS encoding Hsp20/alpha crystallin family protein, coding for MVWRRDRYWDPFDIMREIQEEIDAIFRDFMRGPRLWSYREPGERIEVSETWREPFADIFDRGDRFVITVELPGVRKEDIKLRVTEDTVYIEAQMRREKELEQEGAIRIERYYSGYRRVIRLPEEVIPEKAKARYNNGVLEIEIPKKKPTKPEKEGVEVKIE
- a CDS encoding CDC48 family AAA ATPase; translation: MSERREVKLKVASAYQRDVGRGIVRIDRKAMRELGVQSGDIVEIIGTKNTAAVVWPAYPEDEGLGIIRMDGTIRKNAGVGLGDEVTVRKADVKEAKKVIVAPTEPIRFGADFVEWLHSRLVGRPVVRGDYIKIGILGQELTFVVTATTPAGIVQITEFTDFQVSEKPVKEVSKATALGVTYEDIGGLKDVIQKVREMIELPLKHPELFEKLGIEPPKGVLLYGPPGTGKTLLAKAVANEANAHFIAINGPEIMSKYYGESEERLREVFKEAEENAPAIIFIDEIDSIAPKREETHGEVEKRVVSQLLTLMDGLKSRGKVIVIGATNRPDAIDPALRRPGRFDREIEVGVPDKQGRKEILQIHTRGMPIEPEFRRDKVIEILEELEKNDTYREAAERAIMKVKKAKDEEEIRRILRETDEKLYEEVRAKLIDALLDELAEVTHGFVGADLAALAREAAMAALRRLINEGKIDFEAEYIPKEVLDELKVTRRDFYEALKMVEPSALREVLLEVPNVRWDDIGGLEDVKQELREAVEWPLKYPEAFMGLGITPPKGILLYGPPGTGKTLLAKAVANESEANFIAIKGPEVLSKWVGESEKNIREIFRKARQAAPTVIFIDEIDAIAPRRGTDVNRVTDRLINQLLTEMDGIQENSGVVVIGATNRPDIIDPALLRPGRFDRLILVPAPDEKARLEIFKVHTRRVPLAGDVDLRELAKKTEGYTGADIAAVVREAAMLAMRRALQEGIIRPGMKADEIRGKVKVTMKDFEEALKKIGPSVSKETMEYYRKIQEQFKQARG